The sequence below is a genomic window from Ferroacidibacillus organovorans.
GATCTGGAATGCTTGACGTTTTTCGCGATGTACACCTGTTGATCAGCCATCCGCATCATATCATGTGGCAGTTTGTGCCCTTGCTTAAACTGGGTTACGCCCATACTCGCGTGAACAAAGAGCGGTTCAGAGACGCCATCGACATAGATCGGTTGCTGGATCAATCGATCGAGCGTTTCAAGGCGTTCAAGCAGATCTGAACGCTGTTCCAATCCGACGAGAATCACGACAAATTCATCCCCGCCAAGTCGTGAAACAAGGTCATTCTCTCCGAGCTCATCCACTAGTCGTTTGGCAACCTCCTGCAAAACGCGATCGCCCGTTTCGTGGCCAAAACGATCATTGACGGGCTTAAAGTCATCAAGATCGACATAGACGACAGCCCCTGACTTCGTGCCGTCATTCATATTTTCTAAAAAACGATCAAGTGCACGGCGATTGGAGATTCCCGTCAGTGGATCAAGCCATGCCCACTGGTTGAGCGTTTCGCGATTCTTCATTAAATGCAGCGCATTTTTGAGGCTCTCCATCACTTGCTCAAGTAAATTAATGAGCATCGGCGTAATACGCATACGCTCCGCAAAGACGAATTTCACGAAGGCCTGGGGCTCCTTTGCATCCGGAAAGAGGATCGGCCACGACATCAGGTTATAGCGCATTTTTCGCGCCTCAATGCTGTCATGCGGTTCACGAACCAGCGTATTGAGACAGGCAGACTGTGCAAGGACTCGTTTCAGTCCCTCCTCTTTTGCGGACCACGAGACAACCTTCATCT
It includes:
- a CDS encoding GGDEF domain-containing protein — protein: MVQKTDCVASYVVIPNEQGEMKVVSWSAKEEGLKRVLAQSACLNTLVREPHDSIEARKMRYNLMSWPILFPDAKEPQAFVKFVFAERMRITPMLINLLEQVMESLKNALHLMKNRETLNQWAWLDPLTGISNRRALDRFLENMNDGTKSGAVVYVDLDDFKPVNDRFGHETGDRVLQEVAKRLVDELGENDLVSRLGGDEFVVILVGLEQRSDLLERLETLDRLIQQPIYVDGVSEPLFVHASMGVTQFKQGHKLPHDMMRMADQQVYIAKNVKHSRSVAWEISE